Part of the Mya arenaria isolate MELC-2E11 chromosome 8, ASM2691426v1 genome, TCAATGagaaattatgttaatatcatatataacaGAATCTTTCAAATACGGTTTGGAAATACAACCCCCTCATTTTAATAGCACCACCTATCCAGATGCATTTATTTCAGGGTACGCCTACTAACACTCATTCCGAAACACACTCCCTGCGTTAGTTTTTGCGTTGACAGgtaatgaggttgtattctaaatcaGTAAGAGGACCTTAATTAATATCTATTACAGGGAATACGCCGGGATAAGCCAAGCTGCAGTACGAATAGTGCCAAGGCAACTTTTACAGTGGTGTACCCTAGGGTAAGACGGTCTACAATGCAAATTGTGGCAAGGTACTTGTTATAACGGCGTGCGCTGAAGTAGGGCGGGCTTTAATACGAATAGCACCTAATGTATATTTTCAGTGGCGTACACCTGAGAAAGCCAGGCTTCAATGCAAACAGCCGTAATGCACTTATAGTGGTGTACGCCGGAATATATCGCGCTACAAAGCTAAAAGCGGCAACGCAATTGTTGCGGCGGCGTAGGATGGTGTACACTCCCTGCGTTAGTGTTTGCGATGAAAATATGTCATCCAGTTGTATTCTAATCCGTAAGAAAATTATaagtcattttttatcattaagattACAGTGGCATATGCCTGAAATAGGCCAGGCTGCAGTGCGAATAGCGACAAGGCAGCTTTAACAGTGTTGTACCCTAGAGTAAGCCGAGCTACAATGCGAATAGCGGTCAGTCCTCGCTACAGTGGCTTACGCCGAAGTTGCCAAACTACAATGCCCGTAGCGGCAACTACTCGTGACAGTGGCGTACGCCGAAGTAAGCAGGCTACAATGCTAATAGCGGTCTGTCTTCGTTACAGTGGCCTACCCCAGAGTTAGCCAGGCTACAATGCGAATAGCGTTCTTTCCTCGTTACAGTGGCGTACGCCAGAGTAAGCCAAGCTACCATGCGAGTTGCGGTCAGTCCTGGCTATAGTGGCGTACGCCGGAGTAAGCCAGACTACACACTGCGAGTAGCGGCAACTCATCGTTACAGAAGCGTTAGCCGGAAAAAGCCGGCACATGCTTCAATGCAAATACCGGTAACCTCTCGTTACAGTGGCGTACACCGGAGTAAGCCGAGCTACAATGCGAATAGCGGTCAGTCCTCGCTACAGTGGCTTACGCCGAAGTTGCCAAACTACTTGTTACAATGACTTACGGCGGAGTAACCCGGGCTACAGTGATAGTATTGATAGAGCACTCATAACAATTTCGTATGTCGGAGTAAGCTCGGCTACAATTAGAAAAGCGGCATGATCCTCGTTACAACCGGACTTCTATGCAAATAATGGCAATGCGCTCTTAACAGTGGCATACGCCGGAGAAAGCTTGTTACTGTAGCGTATGCCGGTGTAAATATGCATGCATTGATACGAATAAAACTTACTCTGCGCATGCATGCATTTGTTAGATTTTTAAGTTGCTGTTacaagaattttattttattgaattaaactGTTTGTCGTGACAATAATAACCTCAGGCAAGACTTGCAAAAATCATTGTTGACGGTCAAAAGAACAATGTAAATATCCGATAGGCATCCGTTATAGTGGCGAACGCCTGAAAACCCCGGCCTAAATGCGAATAATGGCAATGCACTCGTAACAGTGGCATACGCCGGAGTAAGCAGGCATTAGTTGAAAGGGCTAAGCCGGGAAAAAAGGGCTTTAATGCCAACAGAGAAAGACAAGGAGGACTGCAAATAGCGGCTTTGCACTCGTTACTGTGGCGTAGGCCCGAGTAAACCGTACATCTGCATGTATTCGTACAAATAAAACGCATAAATTCTGCGCATGCATACCTTGGTTAGGGTTTTAGGTTACTGCTTCAAGCATTGATTTTATGCGAATTGAActgtttttcttgaaaataatcaCTTATCAGGTAAGGcttaaaatagtatttgtttCCCGTCCCAAGTTGATTTAGTGGAAGTCGGTCGGTATAAAATTAGTCttttattattagatttatCTAGAATAGAGAGAATACTAATTCATGTATTAATTATAGGTAATTCtgcttttgaaaatgttatacttTCAGTGACAGACAATTAAAAATGTATGCTAAGAATGCTGCTATGTCATTACATTCTTCACTAGGCTGGACATTTAAACGAATGTGGAAGAAGTACCAAAGTACTGTCCTATGTAAACGGTTATTTcgttatacaaaacaaaactgattgatattttgttgtacTGTTCTTTATTGTAGATTATGAGCGAGTCCTTTTAAGACCAGCGCCGATTTTGTAATTATGATTCTTGACTAAGACTTTCTGTGAGTTGATATTTTGTTAGCACAATATAACCCGGATGCACGTCATATCACgttattgaattaaatgttgACGATTATATGTATGTCAAGGAAGTAAAAGaacaaataactttataatgaGCATATCCAAGTGTTGAACGACTGAATGTGAACGtcatatatagaaaatataatcaCATGATCATGCAATGTTATAACgacaaaaacatcattttattatcTTGACTCTCAGTAAAGGATTTCAATTAAACGCGTTTGGTTGCTATACATATTCAGCACCCGTAATAAGAGGTGAAATGAGCAGGAAGATGGatgaaacaatatgtttaaatacacAGTTTTATTTGAGTTGAAAGTAACTCTTTACAGGTACTGATGCTTATATTCATTAACAACGTTAATATTTAACTATATGGTGTCACTATCTGACAGAACTTCAATCAGTACACAGgtgtttgatatattaaacataatcaaaatgGCTGAGGGCTACCAATCGACAGTACACGATCAAGTTGGAGGACGATCTGCCGACTCGGATCAAACGTGTGCCGACGACAACGTTCCCGGTCGGAAGGGGAAACGTTGTGATCCCTGTAGAACCAACGGGAGGTGGAATTATGCGGTGGTGTTGTGTAAAACCTGCCAACAACACCAGTGTGAGGAGTGCTCAATGAACCACTCCTTGAATGACATCATGGTTGGACACGATCTACAAGGTTTGGAGGAAGATGACCAAAGGAAAATATGCACCAAACACAAGCAGGATTTAAACATATACTGTGTAGATCACGATGAAATGTGCTGTGGACTCTGTGGTGTAATGTACCATAAGCAATGCACTGAAGTCACTGATATCAAATCAGGTATGAAAATATCGCTTGCAAATTTACATGGCAGATGTGAATATATTGACAAAGGTGATGAAAAACGAATCCAAGCTTACCGCAGCCAGGTGAAAGTCATTCCCGAACAAATCGATATCATGAAAAATGAGATAGATAAACTGTTTGATGATTTCAAGTGCAACGTTGTTCATAGTACCCGTGATGCAGTCAAGACTGAATCAAAGAAAATAGATGAAGAGAAAATAGTTCGAACGGCAATTACTAAAGATACTGATACAACATTAGCTACAAACATTGACGATTTCAATAGAATTCGTTTGTTTACCAAAAAGATAAGACAACACAAAAATGCGATTTCAAAACAAGAGTCCGATAAACATGTTCTGGATTTCATTTTCGAATTCAACAAGACACTGCTTTCTTTCATACAAAGCGGGGATGACATCGGTTCACTCCACATCGAGAAGACGTTCACCAAGGCAACATCCGGGTCGTTTGTACGTCCTTTTATGTTACGTTTGTTGGCGTCTAGGAATTTGAAGCAGGGTGAAGATGGTGATAGAGAACCTGCCATCTCCGGTCTAGACTTCCTTCCAGACGGCAGAATTGTAGCTGTCGATAATTGGAACCACAGGCTTATAGTGACTGATCAGCAGCTAAACAATCTGGCTACACATCTCCTTGCTTCAACACCACAAGACATTGTCACAACTAGTGATAAAAATGTTGCTATTACCACCGATGGTTACCGTAAGATcttaaattttaacataaacgCAGATGACACAATCATCGAATTACCTTCTTTTCACTGCAATCGTGAATACGAGACTATATCCACCATGCCGGGAGATTGGTTTTGTGCTACCACAATCAGACACAAGTACCCTGTGGGCAAGGTTTCCGGCACTTTAGGGGAGAAGGAGTTTGAGCCCAATCTTCCAATGAAACAGTTGAAATATGAAGAAGCCGTCACTACGTACATTCAAAACCGTCAAATTGTGGTTCTCAGTGACTTTTCTGATAATTCTATTAATTTTCACGACGTAAGCGGCAACACCGTTATTACCACAGTAGTAAGACACGCCAGCATCCAGATACCTCGTGGTGTCTGTGTAGGTCCCGGGGACTGCGTGTTTGTGTGTAGTAGGGACACTAACTCTATCGTGCAATTGTCTCCCACTGGAAGATTGATTGGATCTTGTAAAGTGGAGATGAGCATGCCCCGTTATGTTGCTGTGTCCAAGGACGGTACAAAGCTTGTGGTGTCGAACAAGTTCAAAGGGAACACAAAACTTCAGATTTATGAATTGCAATAAAACTACCCAGTACAGTGATATTCTTATTTAACGAAGTGAAATAATTGAATTCCCTATTCTGAGCTATATATCGTATATAGTATCCCAGACACATTTATTACAGATGAGATGTATATCTTGTTGTTTAATGGCAAATATCTAACTACTTGAATGAATGTGTTGCTTTAATACATGCTTCCTTTTCATGTTGACTGTTTTTcttgttaaattgttataataacTGTTGGTGTTGGTAGTCCAAACCCATTGACTGTACTTAATATGTTCGTGATAAATGGTTGAATAGCTTTGTGTGTGCTATTCGTGGAGTAGACATTGGATATCTTATAATCGTTATTATCATTACACTATTGTATCTATAGTTCGATATAAATTTATTACAATTACATTCcgtaattatattaatatttatgaagcATCTTAAAGCTGCCGTATCACATATTAACCgttttacaatttttgtttcgtatttgaatgagcaaatatttacgTATGTATCTGCAAATCAGTGATaagagactgctgacaaaagatcagatcgcagattttcatatttccgttcaaaaagtaatgatttatggctaaaaccctTACTAAcggtcttatatgactggtttacatgcattgtTGCATGTATTAGCTAGTTCatatacaaaaactaaaataaatgtcaaaacttgcaatctgtgagcgtgcagctttaaattaagttttttttattattccttAATATCTACAATTTCGAAGGTATTTTTCCACATGTACATTATGTTTTGCTCATACATATATAGCTTTACCTTCTAATAAATTAACAACATAAAGTGGTGTTTTTATAACCGTACAACATTTGATTATACTCGATTATTGTATGAGTGGTAAAATAATCATGTTACACGTCCACTTcagtattatttgatattattaatcGTGATTACGACATTTGGAAATAATGGTATGTGTTCACGACATTCTAAGTCGTTCGGTTATTGGCTTGGTCtggtttaaaatagtttaataggTCAACACTTCAGGtcaaaatacattgaaataattcaattgaGGCCACATTTCTACCCGATGTTAATgaaccaaaaaatgttcatttattttggaTCAAGTATGAATATGAGTCATGCCTTATTATGACAGTAGTTTGCAATAACCACCGATGCATGACTGAATATTTACCCTTTGCAACGTCGGTACAGATATAAGTGTGACTTTAATctgttatttttatgaacattatatTGATCCCAAATTAAAAGTGGGACTATTTGTATTTCCTTAGGGCTTAACAACCACATACTGATCCATAGGAGTATTGGGCggcaagaggcacatcagtgcctgtgctcctcTGGCCAAagggttcaagcaaagaccacctaacgaacattttcgtcaagtttcatagaaatacaatcatcaatttttgaggagaagttatttaatttttttttactttaatagctctggttgccatgttgtgcagtggaccaaaatgatttgggcaatttgagtaaaggagcaccaaacaaacatttctgtcaagttttatcgaaaaaaggtcatcggtttcgacgacaagtcgtataaagtttttgtttttttttagctctggcagccatggtgtgcagtggactggaaccatttaacaaattttggttaatgaccacccaaggaacatttctgtcaagtttcatcaaaatctgatcatcggtttctgaggtgaagtggtgtaaaggtttttcctatttttagctctggctgccatgttgtgcagcggaacggaaccatttgggccattttgtccaagattttattgagatGACCCTTGTTATTAAGTCTCATAAAGATTATGTCAAAATTGTGACGCAGGCAATTTGTGGACTGACGATTGACTAACATGTAATCTTGTCTTGTCATATGACAGGCGAGCTAAAAATtacaaaccattgttttccaaatGGAAATGGAGACGTCGTTTGCTTTGTACAAAGGATCAGAAGATCGCAAAACAAGCAAAGAAATAAACCTTGgaattattcttttttgttaTCACTTTTGATTTATCAGAACTGCTATATAAtcataattgtggtaaatcagTTTCAGACTGGTTGTCAGGTGTACCCACACAGCACATGTCATGTGATACCTAGCAGGAAAGATGGCTTtggtttattattgtttaaaaattatttaaagatgctctacgtgaaaaattaagacattatttttttctattaaagggaggtaattcagtagtaaaatgtaatcaaagctattaaagcatggcatttcttttctaaccatgttgatattattacagtctattcaagcaagatgccttttgtttttacatagtacccataggttctgaaaaacaaggagcactattcccaacagaaggatgtcactccctatcactgcatgagcatcagaataaagaaatgtttactcaaactgcaagctgctcaattgaaataggtatttacctcaagcatacagttttataatgtggcaaaatagtcggactactagattgtcattcggactagtaaaatatgccattatgctagtccaactggctagtaggttaaaatgtttttcgtgaagactgcggacgagaagtccttaaaggtttttctatttttaactctcgcagccatgttgtgcagcggaccggaacattttgggcaattttggttaaagggcatcccgatgaacatttatgtaaagtttcatcaaaatctgataatcggtttctgagaagatgtagtttaacgtttttttctattcttagctctggtgcccatgttgtgcagcagaccagaactgtttgggctattttggttaaggactacccaagtaacatttctgtcaagtttcattgcaatacgatcatcggtttctgaggagaagtcgtttaaaggtttttctatttttacctctgggggccatcttgtgcagtggaccgaaaccattgaagcaaatttgataaaggaccatccaaggaacatttctgttaagtttcatcaaaatctgatcatcggtttctgagaagatgttctttaaaggtttttctattttttgccctggcagccatgttgtgcagcggaccggaaccatttgagcaattttggttaaggaccacccaaggaacaattctgtcaagtttcatcaaaatctgcctttccttttcagaggagatgtcatTTAaggattttgctatttttagctgtggcggccatattgtgcaatggactagaaccatttgagcaattttaataaaggaccacccaaggaacattactgtcaagtttcatcaaaatctgccgaaccgtttcagaggagatgtcgtttaaagattttgctatttttagcgctggcggccatattgtgcaatggaccggaaccatttgagcaattttggtaaaggaccaccaaaggaacattcctgtgaagttttgtcaaaatccgcttatcagtttcagaggagatgtcgtttaaagtaaaagtttacgcacgcacgcacgcacgcacgcccgcacgcacgcacgcacgaactcacgacggacaatctgtgacgacataagctccatggccttcggccagtggagctaaaaactaATGGACCTACCTTCTCCACAATAGGGGCCAGTCCATCCTTTTTCACATGTGCAGTAGAATGATCCAAAAGTGTTTGTACAAGTCGCTCCATTCGTACACGGGTTGGAAGGCAGTAAACACTCAATTATATCTACGAGGAAAACACATCTTAggtatcaaatgaaaaaaaaatacgttttcatTTAGCAGGAAATAAGTTCTCGATAAAGCTTTTGGAGTTTGAGCTTTTGTCCTTTATTGCAGCTCTAAGAGCTTgcttgcatttttttcatattcctACTATACTCAGTACGCATAAAAcccct contains:
- the LOC128244240 gene encoding uncharacterized protein LOC128244240, which produces MAEGYQSTVHDQVGGRSADSDQTCADDNVPGRKGKRCDPCRTNGRWNYAVVLCKTCQQHQCEECSMNHSLNDIMVGHDLQGLEEDDQRKICTKHKQDLNIYCVDHDEMCCGLCGVMYHKQCTEVTDIKSGMKISLANLHGRCEYIDKGDEKRIQAYRSQVKVIPEQIDIMKNEIDKLFDDFKCNVVHSTRDAVKTESKKIDEEKIVRTAITKDTDTTLATNIDDFNRIRLFTKKIRQHKNAISKQESDKHVLDFIFEFNKTLLSFIQSGDDIGSLHIEKTFTKATSGSFVRPFMLRLLASRNLKQGEDGDREPAISGLDFLPDGRIVAVDNWNHRLIVTDQQLNNLATHLLASTPQDIVTTSDKNVAITTDGYRKILNFNINADDTIIELPSFHCNREYETISTMPGDWFCATTIRHKYPVGKVSGTLGEKEFEPNLPMKQLKYEEAVTTYIQNRQIVVLSDFSDNSINFHDVSGNTVITTVVRHASIQIPRGVCVGPGDCVFVCSRDTNSIVQLSPTGRLIGSCKVEMSMPRYVAVSKDGTKLVVSNKFKGNTKLQIYELQ